The Xanthomonas sp. CFBP 8443 genome has a window encoding:
- a CDS encoding PAS domain-containing sensor histidine kinase: protein MPTHARYRQIVELSHDCIKEIGRDGVVRSINTHGLGLLGAAEPKRIVGHEWVGLWPEEMRPLAETALATALRNEQYEFWAQRPTLDGRPRWWHVLASPLTNAQAEVESVLVISRDITEHRQIEQALRTLGDLPQAGAAPPPAVSEALGRQQLQAEHTQLRGQLDIALAAQRVAERAMTQAQKGEAIGQMLAGIVHDFNNMLQTAMTSVSMVAEHPQRLQPDQRKLLGIAGEALQHGARMTRRLLGFARAHPVKPEWLDLCEVVVQMQPLLAQALGGEMQLQLATADGAATTYADRGSVEQAVMNLALNARDACQPGDVVSIRCGTLHVPATHEAAALRQPGRYVTLAVSDQGEGMSEETKSRLFEAYFTTKPEGKGTGLGLAQVYGLVRQAGGFVDVDSELGRGTIITLAFPYVAAAPPGERDDGATLPALA from the coding sequence TTGCCCACTCACGCCCGCTATCGACAGATCGTCGAACTCTCGCACGACTGCATCAAGGAGATCGGCCGCGACGGCGTCGTGCGCTCGATCAACACGCACGGCCTGGGCCTGCTGGGCGCGGCGGAGCCCAAGCGCATCGTCGGCCACGAATGGGTGGGGCTGTGGCCGGAGGAGATGCGGCCGCTCGCGGAAACCGCGCTCGCCACGGCGCTGCGCAACGAACAGTACGAATTCTGGGCGCAGCGCCCGACCCTGGACGGCCGCCCGCGCTGGTGGCACGTGCTGGCCAGCCCGCTGACCAACGCGCAGGCCGAAGTGGAAAGCGTGCTGGTGATCAGCCGCGACATCACCGAGCACCGCCAGATCGAGCAGGCCCTGCGCACCCTCGGCGACCTGCCGCAGGCCGGCGCCGCGCCGCCGCCGGCGGTCAGCGAGGCGCTGGGGCGGCAGCAACTGCAGGCCGAACATACCCAGCTGCGCGGGCAACTGGACATCGCCCTGGCCGCGCAGCGCGTCGCCGAGCGGGCGATGACCCAGGCGCAGAAGGGCGAGGCGATCGGGCAGATGCTTGCCGGCATCGTCCACGACTTCAACAACATGCTGCAGACCGCGATGACCTCGGTGAGCATGGTCGCCGAACATCCGCAGCGGTTGCAGCCGGACCAGCGCAAGCTGCTCGGCATCGCCGGCGAGGCGCTGCAGCATGGCGCGCGGATGACCCGGCGCCTGCTCGGCTTCGCTCGCGCGCACCCGGTCAAGCCGGAGTGGCTGGACCTGTGCGAGGTGGTCGTGCAGATGCAGCCGCTGCTGGCGCAGGCGCTGGGCGGGGAAATGCAGCTGCAGCTGGCAACTGCCGACGGCGCCGCGACGACCTATGCCGACCGCGGCTCGGTGGAGCAGGCGGTGATGAACCTGGCCCTGAACGCGCGCGACGCCTGCCAGCCGGGCGACGTGGTGTCGATCCGCTGCGGCACCTTGCACGTGCCGGCCACGCACGAGGCGGCGGCGCTGCGCCAGCCCGGCCGCTACGTGACCCTGGCGGTCAGCGACCAGGGCGAGGGCATGTCCGAGGAGACCAAGTCGCGGCTGTTCGAGGCGTACTTCACCACCAAGCCCGAGGGCAAGGGTACCGGCCTGGGCCTGGCCCAGGTCTACGGCCTGGTGCGCCAGGCCGGCGGCTTCGTCGACGTGGATTCCGAACTGGGCCGCGGTACCATCATCACCCTGGCGTTCCCGTATGTCGCCGCCGCGCCGCCGGGCGAGCGCGACGACGGCGCGACGCTGCCGGCACTGGCCTGA
- a CDS encoding response regulator, whose translation MMLDADGYRVLSAGTANEALQLLEQHPDVDLIFSDVQMPGCDGVTMVRELRRRAVTIPALLTSGMKNPETATLPAHTGFLSKPYSHSGLLAALQRLQPAH comes from the coding sequence ATGATGCTCGACGCCGATGGCTATCGCGTGCTGAGCGCCGGCACCGCGAACGAGGCGCTCCAGCTGCTGGAGCAGCATCCGGACGTGGACCTGATCTTCAGCGACGTGCAGATGCCCGGCTGCGACGGCGTGACCATGGTGCGCGAACTGCGCCGGCGCGCGGTCACCATCCCCGCCCTGCTCACCTCCGGCATGAAGAACCCCGAGACCGCGACGCTGCCCGCGCATACCGGCTTCCTGTCCAAGCCGTACAGCCATTCTGGCCTGCTGGCGGCGCTGCAGCGCCTGCAGCCCGCCCACTAG